Proteins from a genomic interval of Actinoalloteichus hymeniacidonis:
- a CDS encoding metal-dependent hydrolase, translated as MATGPTHAVSGLAVWAAVTALASDGTIGQLSPQSWVIGATLASGAALLPDIDHPSSTVSRTFGAISQGLSKAAVTFSKFIYRLTRTKKDSDRDGGHRGFTHTIVFALLMGLIVTAAVQASNGTAIAIVMFFYAGLAIRGVMHKWCPKRDAMLIAGASLVLTVLCTWWASGEQHNAAIFGLAVIVGNIAHFLGDAITEQGCSMLWPIPITGKTWYPIRPPKAMRMSTGGKTEMKVVLPILTGAAVIFSVVVAYRVGAAPWLTEIGLLSLGAAS; from the coding sequence ATGGCTACCGGGCCAACGCATGCAGTGAGCGGGTTAGCGGTATGGGCCGCAGTGACCGCTTTAGCCAGTGACGGAACGATCGGCCAGTTATCACCCCAGAGTTGGGTGATCGGCGCCACGCTGGCATCCGGGGCGGCCCTGCTGCCCGACATCGACCATCCCAGCTCGACTGTGTCGCGGACCTTCGGTGCGATCAGCCAAGGTCTCTCCAAGGCCGCAGTCACGTTCAGCAAGTTCATCTACCGCCTGACCAGGACGAAGAAGGACTCCGACCGCGACGGCGGCCACCGGGGCTTCACTCACACCATCGTGTTCGCACTGCTGATGGGGCTCATCGTCACCGCAGCGGTGCAGGCCTCCAACGGCACCGCCATCGCCATCGTGATGTTCTTCTACGCGGGCCTGGCCATCAGAGGCGTCATGCACAAGTGGTGCCCCAAACGGGACGCGATGCTGATCGCGGGCGCCTCGCTGGTCCTGACCGTCCTCTGCACCTGGTGGGCCTCCGGCGAACAGCACAATGCGGCGATCTTCGGCCTCGCAGTGATCGTCGGCAACATCGCGCACTTCCTCGGCGACGCCATCACCGAACAGGGCTGCTCGATGCTCTGGCCCATCCCGATCACCGGAAAGACCTGGTACCCGATCCGCCCCCCGAAGGCCATGCGGATGAGCACCGGCGGCAAGACCGAGATGAAGGTCGTCCTGCCGATCCTCACCGGAGCCGCGGTGATCTTCTCGGTGGTGGTCGCCTACCGAGTCGGCGCGGCTCCATGGCTGACCGAAATCGGCCTACTCTCCCTGGGCGCAGCCAGTTGA
- a CDS encoding NADP-dependent isocitrate dehydrogenase, whose protein sequence is MGKIKVQGKVVELDGDEMTRIIWQFIKDRLVHPYLDVDLEYYDLGIESRDATDDQITVDAANAIAKHGVGVKCATITPDEARVEEFGLKKMWRSPNGTIRNILGGVVFREPIIIENIPRLVPGWTKPIIIGRHAHGDQYKASDFKVPGPGTVTISYTPADGSEPMELEVAQFPEGGGVAIGMYNYRKSIEDFARASLAYGLQRGYPVYMSTKNTILKAYDGMFKDVFEEIFEKEFKAEFDKQGLTYEHRLIDDMVASALKWEGGYVWACKNYDGDVQSDTVAQGFGSLGLMTSVLMTPDGRTVEAEAAHGTVTRHYRQHQAGKPTSTNPIASIFAWSRGLAHRGKLDQTREVIEFAHTLERVVIETVESGKMTKDLAVLVGKDQGFQTTEEFLASLDENLAKKLG, encoded by the coding sequence ATGGGCAAGATCAAGGTACAGGGCAAGGTCGTCGAACTCGACGGCGACGAGATGACCAGGATCATCTGGCAGTTCATCAAGGACCGGCTGGTCCACCCCTATCTCGATGTCGACCTCGAGTACTACGACCTCGGCATCGAGAGCCGCGACGCCACGGACGACCAGATCACCGTCGACGCGGCGAACGCGATCGCCAAGCACGGAGTGGGCGTCAAGTGCGCCACCATCACCCCGGACGAGGCCAGGGTCGAGGAGTTCGGCCTCAAGAAGATGTGGCGGAGCCCGAACGGGACCATCCGCAACATCCTCGGCGGTGTCGTCTTCCGTGAGCCGATCATCATCGAGAACATCCCCCGGCTGGTGCCCGGCTGGACCAAGCCGATCATCATCGGCAGGCACGCGCACGGCGACCAGTACAAGGCCAGCGACTTCAAGGTCCCCGGCCCCGGCACCGTGACCATCAGCTACACGCCTGCCGACGGCAGCGAGCCGATGGAGCTGGAGGTCGCGCAGTTCCCCGAGGGCGGCGGCGTCGCCATCGGTATGTACAACTACCGCAAGTCGATCGAGGACTTCGCGCGCGCCTCGCTGGCCTACGGTCTGCAGCGTGGCTACCCGGTCTACATGTCGACCAAGAACACCATCCTCAAGGCCTACGACGGCATGTTCAAGGACGTGTTCGAGGAGATCTTCGAGAAGGAGTTCAAGGCCGAGTTCGACAAGCAGGGGCTCACCTACGAGCACCGGCTCATCGACGACATGGTGGCCTCTGCACTCAAGTGGGAGGGCGGCTACGTCTGGGCCTGCAAGAACTACGACGGTGACGTGCAGTCCGACACCGTGGCGCAGGGCTTCGGCTCGCTGGGCCTGATGACCTCCGTGCTGATGACCCCGGACGGCCGCACGGTCGAGGCCGAGGCCGCGCACGGCACGGTCACCCGGCACTACCGCCAGCACCAGGCGGGCAAGCCGACCTCCACCAACCCGATCGCCTCGATCTTCGCCTGGAGCCGAGGATTGGCGCACCGGGGCAAGCTCGACCAGACCCGCGAGGTCATCGAGTTCGCGCACACCCTGGAGCGGGTCGTCATCGAGACCGTCGAGAGCGGCAAGATGACCAAGGACCTCGCCGTGCTGGTCGGCAAGGACCAGGGCTTCCAGACCACCGAGGAGTTCCTCGCGAGCCTGGACGAGAACCTGGCGAAGAAGCTGGGCTGA
- a CDS encoding DUF1707 SHOCT-like domain-containing protein, whose translation MAASAGDEIVPTDPVPIRASDAERETYAARIQQAFAEGRLDMAELDARLTGVYAATTLTELASLVRDLPQPNSPTTSQHLATGAAVEAPEELVLKANASGIERKGEWVVPRRLVAESKVGWVKLDFSSALIQHREISVELNTKYGMAELVLPEGATADVDGLEAKYGQVSLRVPTSRSAGTLHVSVSGNSKYGSVTIRYKRWYG comes from the coding sequence ATGGCTGCGAGCGCTGGTGACGAGATCGTTCCCACCGATCCGGTCCCGATCCGGGCCTCGGATGCCGAACGGGAGACCTACGCCGCCAGGATCCAGCAGGCCTTCGCCGAGGGCCGGTTGGACATGGCCGAGCTGGACGCTCGACTGACCGGTGTCTACGCCGCCACCACCCTGACGGAGTTGGCGAGCCTCGTCCGAGATCTACCTCAGCCGAACTCGCCGACCACGTCCCAGCACCTCGCCACCGGCGCAGCGGTGGAGGCACCCGAGGAGTTGGTCTTGAAGGCGAACGCCTCGGGCATCGAACGCAAGGGTGAATGGGTGGTGCCCCGGCGGTTGGTGGCCGAGTCGAAGGTCGGCTGGGTCAAGCTCGACTTCAGTTCCGCGCTGATCCAGCATCGCGAGATCTCGGTGGAGCTGAACACGAAGTACGGGATGGCCGAACTCGTGCTGCCCGAGGGAGCCACCGCCGACGTCGATGGGCTCGAAGCCAAATACGGCCAGGTCTCGTTGCGAGTGCCCACCAGCCGGTCCGCAGGAACGCTGCATGTGTCGGTGAGTGGGAACAGCAAATACGGATCCGTGACGATCCGCTACAAACGGTGGTACGGCTAG
- a CDS encoding exodeoxyribonuclease III, producing the protein MLTVSTVNVNGLRAAAKKGYVEWLAATEADVVCLQEVRAEPEQLSGELRAPAGWHVVASPSELKGRAGVALLSRVEPTAVRVGFGVAEFDRAGRYVEVELPGLVVGSLYLPSGDVGTERQEEKERFMAAFLPYLVELRAKAAADDREVLICGDWNIAHREVDLKNWRANQKQAGFLPEERAWLSRVYDEAGYVDVMRALHPEGPGPYSWWSYRGRAFDNDTGWRIDLACATPGLAERAVSAVVERAASHDQRWSDHAPVTVVFES; encoded by the coding sequence GTGCTGACCGTCTCCACCGTCAATGTCAACGGCCTGCGTGCCGCGGCGAAGAAGGGCTACGTCGAGTGGCTGGCCGCCACCGAGGCAGATGTCGTCTGTCTGCAGGAGGTCCGCGCCGAGCCGGAGCAGTTGTCTGGCGAGCTGCGTGCCCCGGCGGGCTGGCATGTGGTCGCATCTCCCAGCGAACTCAAGGGTCGAGCAGGCGTCGCGCTGCTCAGCCGAGTCGAGCCGACGGCTGTCCGAGTGGGTTTCGGCGTCGCCGAGTTCGACCGCGCGGGCCGCTACGTGGAGGTCGAGCTGCCCGGCCTGGTGGTCGGCAGCCTCTACCTGCCCAGCGGTGACGTCGGGACCGAACGCCAGGAGGAGAAGGAACGCTTCATGGCGGCGTTCCTTCCCTACCTCGTCGAGCTGCGCGCCAAGGCGGCAGCGGACGACCGCGAGGTACTGATCTGCGGTGACTGGAACATCGCCCACCGCGAAGTCGACCTGAAGAATTGGCGGGCCAACCAGAAGCAGGCTGGGTTCCTCCCGGAGGAGCGGGCTTGGCTCAGCCGGGTCTACGACGAGGCGGGCTACGTCGATGTGATGCGCGCACTGCATCCGGAGGGCCCCGGCCCCTACTCGTGGTGGTCTTATCGCGGCCGAGCCTTCGACAACGACACGGGCTGGCGGATCGACCTGGCCTGCGCGACTCCCGGACTGGCCGAACGGGCGGTCTCCGCAGTGGTGGAGCGGGCGGCCAGCCACGACCAACGCTGGTCGGACCACGCGCCCGTCACCGTCGTCTTCGAATCCTGA
- a CDS encoding RICIN domain-containing protein: MKNIAQRAVRALVAAAATVLLISSVPAAAQDGAVADDRTPVSRGETADTGDMAVLAAPGPEWVTMYPKHTDSLWTGNQNVDRCADVADNSQANGARVILWDCAFSNNQQWAGILTVDPTRGDLSYMFANRRTGKCMDVADNSMADGARVIQYNCHNGWNQQWEAIEVGDFLYQYKNRRTGKCLDVADSSTANGSALVQWTCHSGANQQWTSYIA; the protein is encoded by the coding sequence GTGAAGAACATCGCGCAGCGCGCGGTCAGAGCCCTCGTCGCGGCGGCGGCGACCGTCCTGCTGATCAGCTCGGTTCCCGCTGCTGCCCAGGACGGTGCGGTAGCGGACGATCGGACGCCGGTCTCGCGCGGCGAGACGGCCGACACCGGTGACATGGCTGTTCTCGCGGCGCCTGGCCCGGAGTGGGTCACCATGTACCCCAAGCACACCGATTCGTTGTGGACCGGCAACCAGAATGTCGATCGCTGTGCCGATGTCGCGGATAACTCGCAGGCCAACGGTGCGCGAGTGATTCTGTGGGACTGTGCGTTCTCGAACAATCAGCAGTGGGCCGGAATCCTCACCGTGGACCCCACTCGCGGCGACCTGTCCTATATGTTCGCGAATCGGCGCACGGGTAAGTGCATGGACGTGGCCGACAACTCCATGGCCGATGGTGCGAGGGTCATTCAGTACAACTGCCACAACGGCTGGAACCAGCAGTGGGAGGCCATCGAGGTCGGCGATTTCCTCTACCAGTACAAGAACCGCCGGACTGGTAAGTGCCTAGATGTCGCCGACAGCTCCACCGCGAATGGTTCGGCCCTGGTGCAGTGGACCTGCCACAGCGGTGCCAACCAGCAGTGGACGAGCTACATCGCGTAG
- the yhjD gene encoding inner membrane protein YhjD: MRSGGTARRPRLGAISTIRGRGVLRGKPASLREQIADVAIDPDDRQTSTRTGVAEKPSDSDSLLTRLRRRQPRLDHLVRAGSRYQQRHGDHYAAAITFFSVLALVPILMVAFALAGFVLSSDTELFDRLQAGVASMLPAELGEIVSTTIDRAVDQRRVVGVLGLLTALYSGLGWMANLRDAITAQWSQIDEPPSLPRKLLSDLVSLVGLGLALLVSFGLTAAGSGFTHQILDLVGIERTPLASVLLFLGTLGLALLSNWLVFLWVLARLPRRKVPLRSALRGALVAAIGFEILKRAAALYLNVISNSPAGVAFGSVIGLLVFVNLVSRFLLLVTAWTATSSRNGDYRPTPAPDPVVIRPNITVHTGPRTRTVVGLFGAGLTIGLGWATLRRRRPRRGR; encoded by the coding sequence ATGAGATCCGGGGGCACTGCACGACGTCCGAGACTCGGGGCGATCTCGACCATCCGTGGTCGCGGAGTCCTACGCGGCAAGCCCGCAAGCCTCCGAGAACAGATCGCCGACGTAGCCATCGACCCGGATGACCGGCAGACCAGCACCCGGACCGGCGTCGCCGAGAAGCCCTCGGACTCCGACTCGTTACTGACGCGCCTTCGCCGTCGACAACCCAGACTGGACCACTTGGTCCGGGCGGGCAGCCGGTACCAGCAACGCCACGGCGATCACTACGCCGCCGCGATCACCTTCTTCAGCGTTCTCGCACTGGTGCCCATCCTGATGGTCGCCTTCGCACTCGCCGGTTTCGTGCTGTCCAGCGACACCGAACTGTTCGACCGACTGCAGGCCGGGGTGGCGTCCATGCTGCCCGCCGAACTCGGCGAGATCGTGTCGACCACGATCGACCGCGCCGTCGACCAACGCCGCGTCGTCGGCGTGCTCGGTCTGCTGACCGCCCTGTACTCCGGGCTCGGGTGGATGGCGAACCTGCGAGACGCCATCACCGCGCAGTGGAGTCAGATCGACGAGCCACCCTCGTTGCCTCGGAAACTGCTCAGCGATCTCGTCTCGCTGGTCGGCCTCGGGCTGGCCCTGCTCGTCTCCTTCGGTCTCACGGCGGCGGGCAGCGGTTTCACCCATCAGATCCTGGATCTCGTCGGTATCGAACGCACGCCACTGGCGTCAGTGTTGTTGTTCCTCGGCACCCTGGGACTGGCCCTGCTGTCGAACTGGTTGGTCTTCCTCTGGGTGTTGGCACGCCTTCCGCGCAGGAAGGTCCCGTTGCGCAGCGCGCTGCGCGGTGCCCTGGTCGCCGCGATCGGCTTCGAGATCCTCAAACGCGCGGCCGCGCTCTATCTCAACGTGATCAGCAACTCGCCCGCAGGCGTGGCCTTCGGATCGGTGATCGGTCTGCTGGTGTTCGTGAACCTGGTGTCGCGCTTCCTGCTGTTGGTGACCGCATGGACGGCCACCTCATCGCGCAACGGCGACTACCGGCCCACTCCCGCGCCTGACCCGGTGGTGATCCGGCCGAACATCACGGTGCATACGGGGCCGCGCACCAGGACGGTCGTCGGGTTGTTCGGGGCCGGGCTGACCATCGGCTTGGGCTGGGCCACCCTGCGACGCAGAAGGCCTCGGCGGGGGCGGTGA
- a CDS encoding D-alanyl-D-alanine carboxypeptidase family protein, with protein sequence MSVSVRRFTVALTTALGVTLSGMGVGHASTPDPWLPLPAQVEGQDCLYREAPPPLDGETFTPLPVPESVPGGDRLGECGDVVPENAAAPPAGVNADAWIVADLDTGAVLAARDPHGRHRPATTIKVLTALTALRQLNLDDLVAATPEDVAQVGVKVELAPGTEYTVRQLVQALVMGSGNDAAHALARHLGGVGEALGTMNGVAQEIGALDTRAGTESGLHHADASISAFDAALLFRTALQEPEFAEAAGNTQLDMPGVPGGVVTNSSELMTGYEGALGGLGGATDESGFTFVGGAERDGRRLVVALLRASAEPGIAQQAGALLDYGFSFAGETDPVGSLVVAGDQEDSEEEAAGEAGETAEGGEGGEGGDEAGGDEGGADSEDAAATQTASGFDPFGTIGLPLTALAGAAILFFAFLTLRDRRARKLAAARRAAKEQEEAQRATEDWLWPPNPRT encoded by the coding sequence GTGTCTGTGTCGGTCCGTCGATTCACCGTCGCTCTCACCACCGCTCTGGGTGTCACCCTTTCGGGGATGGGCGTTGGTCACGCCTCGACCCCCGACCCGTGGCTCCCATTGCCGGCCCAAGTCGAGGGGCAGGACTGCCTCTACCGGGAGGCACCGCCGCCACTGGACGGGGAGACGTTCACCCCGCTGCCGGTGCCGGAGAGCGTTCCCGGCGGCGATCGGCTCGGTGAGTGTGGCGATGTGGTGCCAGAGAACGCCGCCGCGCCCCCCGCCGGGGTCAACGCCGATGCGTGGATCGTCGCCGATCTGGACACCGGCGCCGTGCTCGCCGCCCGGGATCCCCACGGCAGGCACCGGCCCGCCACCACCATCAAGGTCCTGACGGCGTTGACCGCGCTGCGTCAGCTGAACCTCGACGATCTCGTTGCCGCGACCCCGGAGGACGTGGCGCAGGTCGGCGTCAAGGTCGAGCTCGCCCCCGGTACCGAGTACACCGTTCGCCAGCTCGTCCAAGCCCTGGTGATGGGCTCCGGAAACGACGCGGCACACGCGTTGGCCCGGCATCTCGGCGGCGTCGGCGAAGCACTCGGCACGATGAACGGCGTCGCCCAGGAGATCGGTGCGCTCGACACCAGGGCGGGCACCGAGTCCGGCCTGCATCACGCCGACGCGAGCATCTCCGCCTTCGACGCCGCGCTGCTGTTCCGGACGGCCCTGCAGGAGCCCGAGTTCGCCGAGGCGGCTGGCAACACCCAGCTCGACATGCCCGGGGTGCCCGGCGGTGTCGTGACCAACAGCAGCGAACTGATGACCGGTTACGAGGGTGCGCTCGGCGGTCTCGGCGGTGCCACGGACGAATCCGGCTTCACCTTCGTCGGCGGTGCGGAGCGGGACGGGCGCAGGCTCGTGGTCGCGCTGCTGCGGGCGAGTGCCGAGCCCGGGATCGCCCAGCAGGCGGGCGCGCTGCTCGATTACGGCTTCTCCTTCGCGGGCGAGACCGATCCGGTCGGCAGCCTCGTGGTCGCAGGCGATCAGGAGGATTCCGAGGAGGAGGCCGCAGGCGAGGCCGGTGAGACCGCCGAGGGCGGCGAGGGCGGCGAGGGCGGCGATGAGGCCGGTGGCGATGAGGGCGGAGCGGACAGCGAGGACGCCGCAGCCACCCAGACCGCTTCGGGCTTCGATCCCTTCGGCACCATCGGATTGCCGCTCACCGCGCTGGCAGGCGCGGCGATCCTGTTCTTCGCATTCCTGACGCTGCGGGATCGACGGGCCCGCAAGCTAGCTGCCGCGAGGCGAGCAGCCAAGGAGCAGGAAGAGGCCCAGCGCGCCACCGAGGATTGGCTGTGGCCGCCGAACCCCCGAACCTGA
- a CDS encoding succinate dehydrogenase iron-sulfur subunit: protein MSAPTTSKPEATEPEQRDPGAPPPAPEGSTIVTVKIMRFNPERDSEPHWESFDVPALPTDRVLNLLHHVKWYQDGTLAFRRSCAHGICGSDAMRINGVNRLACKVLVKDLSAAEGKHTTITIEAIKGLKVEKDLIVDMEPFFEAFRAVKPYLITSGNEPTRERVQSVADRERFDDTTKCILCAACTSSCPVYWTDEKYFGPAAIVNAHRFIFDSRDEAAEERLDILNDAEGVWRCRTTFNCTDACPRGIQVTKAIQEVKRALLFRRV, encoded by the coding sequence ATGTCTGCCCCCACCACGAGCAAACCGGAAGCCACCGAGCCGGAACAGCGGGACCCCGGCGCCCCGCCGCCTGCTCCGGAGGGCTCGACCATCGTCACGGTCAAGATCATGCGCTTCAACCCGGAACGGGACAGCGAACCGCACTGGGAGTCGTTCGACGTTCCCGCGCTGCCCACCGACCGGGTGCTGAACCTGCTGCACCACGTCAAGTGGTACCAGGACGGCACGCTGGCCTTCCGACGGTCCTGTGCGCACGGCATCTGTGGTTCGGACGCCATGCGGATCAACGGCGTGAACCGGCTGGCCTGCAAGGTACTGGTCAAGGACCTCTCCGCAGCCGAGGGCAAGCACACCACGATCACCATCGAGGCGATCAAGGGCCTGAAGGTCGAGAAGGACCTGATCGTCGACATGGAGCCCTTCTTCGAGGCGTTCCGCGCGGTCAAGCCCTACCTGATCACCAGCGGCAACGAGCCCACCCGCGAGCGGGTGCAGTCGGTCGCCGATCGGGAGCGCTTCGACGACACCACCAAGTGCATCCTGTGCGCGGCCTGCACCTCGTCGTGCCCGGTGTACTGGACCGACGAGAAGTACTTCGGTCCGGCGGCGATCGTCAACGCGCACCGGTTCATCTTCGACAGCCGGGACGAGGCCGCCGAGGAGCGGCTCGACATCCTGAACGACGCAGAGGGCGTGTGGCGCTGCCGCACGACGTTCAACTGCACCGATGCCTGTCCGCGTGGCATCCAGGTGACCAAGGCGATTCAAGAGGTCAAGCGGGCTCTGCTCTTCCGGCGAGTCTGA
- the sdhA gene encoding succinate dehydrogenase flavoprotein subunit, which yields MQFHKYDVVIIGAGGAGMRAAIESGQRTRTAVLTKLYPTRSHTGAAQGGMCAALANVEEDNWEWHTYDTIKGGDYLVDQDAAEVMAKEAVDAVLDLEKMGLPFNRTPEGKIDQRRFGGHTRNHGEAAVRRACYAADRTGHMILQTLYQNCIKHGVEFYNEFYVLDIVMTETEDGPVCTGAIAYELATGELHVFQAKAVIFATGGFGKVFKTTSNAHTLTGDGMAIVFRKGLPLEDMEFYQFHPTGLAGLGILLTEGARAEGGILRNDSGERFMERYAPTMKDLAARDVVSRAMSTEVREGRGAGPHKDYVLLDLTHLGADVLEAKLPDITEFSRTYLGIDPVDEPVPVYPTAHYAMGGIPTNIAGEALRDSENVVPGLYAAGEVACVSVHGANRLGTNSLLDINVFGRRAGIAAAEYVAGREYIDMPENPAAGVADMVERLKTATGRERVANIRTELQATMDANASVYRTEETLKQALHDVQLLKERYSRVSIQDAGLRFNTDLLEAIELGFLLELAEVLVVGAINRKESRGGHAREDYTSRDDVNFLRHTMAYRQPTDQGAETPVLDGLTAEIRLDYKPVVLTRYQPMERKY from the coding sequence ATGCAGTTCCACAAGTACGACGTGGTGATCATCGGGGCAGGCGGCGCCGGCATGCGGGCCGCCATCGAGTCTGGCCAGCGGACCCGGACGGCAGTGCTCACCAAGCTCTACCCGACTCGGTCGCACACCGGCGCGGCGCAGGGCGGCATGTGTGCCGCCCTGGCCAACGTCGAGGAGGACAACTGGGAGTGGCACACCTACGACACCATCAAGGGCGGCGACTACCTCGTCGACCAGGATGCCGCCGAGGTGATGGCCAAGGAGGCCGTGGACGCCGTCCTCGACCTGGAGAAGATGGGCCTGCCGTTCAACCGGACGCCCGAGGGCAAGATCGACCAGCGTCGATTCGGCGGGCACACGCGTAACCACGGCGAGGCTGCGGTGCGCCGCGCCTGCTACGCGGCCGACCGGACCGGCCACATGATCCTGCAGACGCTGTACCAGAACTGCATCAAGCACGGCGTCGAGTTCTACAACGAGTTCTACGTGCTCGACATCGTCATGACCGAGACCGAGGACGGACCGGTCTGCACCGGGGCCATCGCCTACGAGCTCGCGACCGGCGAACTGCACGTCTTCCAGGCCAAGGCCGTCATCTTCGCGACCGGCGGTTTCGGCAAGGTCTTCAAGACCACCTCCAACGCGCACACCCTCACCGGCGACGGCATGGCGATCGTCTTCCGCAAGGGCCTGCCGCTGGAGGACATGGAGTTCTACCAGTTCCACCCGACCGGCCTGGCAGGCCTGGGCATCCTGCTCACCGAGGGCGCCAGGGCCGAGGGCGGCATCCTGCGTAACGACTCGGGTGAGCGGTTCATGGAGCGCTACGCGCCGACCATGAAGGACCTCGCAGCCCGAGACGTGGTGTCTCGCGCGATGTCCACCGAGGTCCGCGAGGGCCGGGGCGCGGGTCCGCACAAGGACTACGTGCTGCTGGACCTCACCCACCTCGGTGCCGACGTCCTCGAGGCGAAGCTGCCCGACATCACCGAGTTCTCCCGCACCTACCTGGGCATCGACCCGGTCGACGAGCCGGTGCCGGTGTACCCGACCGCGCACTACGCGATGGGCGGCATCCCGACCAACATCGCGGGTGAGGCGCTGCGCGACTCGGAGAACGTCGTTCCCGGTCTGTACGCCGCGGGCGAGGTCGCCTGTGTCTCCGTGCACGGCGCGAACCGGCTGGGCACCAACTCGCTGCTCGATATCAACGTCTTCGGCCGTCGGGCGGGCATCGCCGCCGCCGAGTACGTCGCGGGCCGCGAGTACATCGACATGCCGGAGAACCCCGCCGCCGGGGTGGCGGACATGGTGGAGCGGTTGAAGACGGCCACCGGTCGGGAGCGGGTGGCCAACATCCGCACCGAGCTGCAGGCCACCATGGACGCCAACGCGTCGGTGTACCGCACCGAGGAGACCCTCAAGCAGGCGCTCCACGACGTCCAGTTGCTCAAGGAGCGTTACTCCAGGGTGTCCATCCAGGACGCCGGTCTTCGGTTCAACACCGATCTGTTGGAGGCCATCGAACTCGGCTTCCTGCTGGAGCTGGCCGAGGTGCTGGTCGTTGGGGCGATCAACCGCAAGGAGTCCAGGGGCGGTCACGCTCGCGAGGACTACACCAGCCGCGACGACGTCAACTTCCTCCGGCACACCATGGCCTACCGGCAGCCGACGGACCAGGGTGCGGAGACCCCCGTACTGGACGGGCTGACCGCCGAGATCCGGCTCGACTACAAGCCGGTCGTCCTCACCCGCTACCAGCCGATGGAGCGCAAGTACTGA
- a CDS encoding succinate dehydrogenase hydrophobic membrane anchor subunit: MTSATDATPSIASPRSPRRPAARRSNFELYSWLFMRLSGLLLVVLVLGHLTIMLFLDDGVQRINFAFVAGRWASPFWQFWDLTMLWLAGLHGANGLRTVIDDYARKDGTRFWLKMLLAASMVLIIGLGTFVLFTFDPNIGS; the protein is encoded by the coding sequence ATGACCAGTGCAACCGATGCGACACCGAGCATCGCCTCACCGCGCTCCCCCCGCAGGCCCGCCGCACGCCGCAGCAATTTCGAGCTGTACAGCTGGCTGTTCATGCGGCTTTCCGGTCTGCTGCTGGTCGTACTGGTGCTCGGCCACCTGACCATCATGTTGTTCCTCGATGACGGCGTTCAGCGGATCAACTTCGCCTTCGTCGCCGGTCGTTGGGCCTCGCCCTTCTGGCAGTTCTGGGACCTGACCATGCTGTGGCTGGCCGGTTTGCACGGCGCCAACGGACTGCGGACCGTGATCGACGACTACGCCCGCAAGGACGGCACGCGGTTCTGGCTGAAGATGCTGTTGGCGGCATCGATGGTGCTGATCATCGGTCTGGGCACCTTCGTGCTGTTCACCTTCGACCCGAACATCGGCAGCTGA
- the sdhC gene encoding succinate dehydrogenase, cytochrome b556 subunit: MASTTANAAGATDRVGKARLGGTLYRGDPGMWSWVAHRITGVLVFFFLFVHVLDTALVRVSPHAYDEVIATYKSPIMILFELGLVGAVLYHALNGIRVMLVDFWGKGIKYQRPMLWTIVGIWLLVMIPGSYYLISKGIAELFGGS, encoded by the coding sequence ATGGCCAGCACCACCGCCAACGCGGCGGGAGCCACGGACCGGGTCGGTAAGGCCCGACTCGGGGGCACCTTGTATCGGGGCGACCCCGGAATGTGGTCGTGGGTAGCACACCGCATCACCGGTGTGCTCGTGTTCTTCTTCCTGTTCGTCCATGTCCTCGACACGGCTCTGGTGCGGGTCTCGCCGCACGCATACGACGAGGTCATCGCCACCTACAAGAGTCCGATCATGATCCTGTTCGAACTGGGTCTGGTCGGTGCGGTGCTCTACCACGCACTCAACGGCATCCGCGTGATGCTCGTCGACTTCTGGGGCAAGGGCATCAAGTATCAGCGCCCCATGCTGTGGACCATCGTCGGTATCTGGCTGCTCGTCATGATCCCGGGGTCCTACTACCTGATCAGCAAGGGCATCGCGGAACTGTTCGGGGGAAGCTGA